From the genome of Nitrosomonas sp., one region includes:
- a CDS encoding S8 family serine peptidase: MNKRPILSVYVILFFITYAQSTFSSNIGKLLNYEEIDIRDSVSGDYLYLPDFPSTQEVTVDKNNSIAIVDSGVADDHPQLKEYIVNQVDFTGEGFYDYLGHGTIVSLIYIRSLAQDSIFGINEAGSSIISVKVADKNGNINKEAMIKALQWIGKNNIHIANLSLGFEGNEEEHKDLCDTIKKQKNVLFVVAAGNSGPNVLNYPAACNAENVISVGATEKGKVAGYSGQGDIYSTGNVVLLDKKEILYREANSLSRQGLFDKALLKYDEILSSFPMPEAHFQKGIIYIHSKNYKNAFIELGQALKINPDFPEALEHMGLLYYFEGNNNKALSYLEEAAYLDPDSQRILSNLRKIKEMAKSKNNANKPPH, translated from the coding sequence ATGAACAAAAGGCCTATATTAAGTGTATATGTGATCCTTTTTTTTATCACTTACGCGCAAAGCACATTTTCAAGTAATATCGGAAAATTACTAAACTATGAGGAAATCGATATACGTGACTCAGTCTCTGGGGATTACTTATACTTACCTGATTTTCCTTCAACTCAGGAGGTTACGGTAGATAAAAACAACAGTATTGCAATTGTTGACTCTGGCGTTGCTGATGATCATCCTCAATTAAAAGAATATATCGTAAATCAGGTTGACTTTACAGGTGAAGGTTTTTATGACTATCTTGGCCACGGAACAATTGTTTCATTGATTTATATACGATCACTTGCGCAAGACAGCATCTTTGGTATTAATGAAGCTGGTAGTTCTATAATAAGCGTCAAAGTTGCAGATAAGAATGGAAATATCAATAAAGAAGCCATGATTAAAGCATTACAATGGATAGGAAAAAACAATATCCACATTGCGAATCTAAGTTTAGGTTTTGAAGGAAATGAAGAAGAGCACAAAGATTTATGTGACACAATAAAAAAACAAAAAAATGTATTATTTGTTGTGGCTGCAGGAAATTCTGGCCCTAATGTATTGAACTATCCTGCTGCATGCAATGCAGAAAATGTAATATCTGTTGGCGCCACAGAAAAAGGTAAAGTTGCAGGATATTCAGGTCAAGGGGATATATATTCAACAGGAAACGTTGTCCTTTTAGACAAAAAGGAAATTTTATATCGAGAAGCCAATTCCCTGTCAAGACAAGGACTGTTTGACAAAGCGCTCTTAAAATATGATGAGATTTTATCTTCGTTTCCTATGCCTGAAGCCCATTTTCAAAAGGGCATTATCTATATTCATAGTAAGAATTACAAGAATGCTTTTATTGAGCTCGGCCAAGCCTTAAAAATCAATCCAGATTTTCCCGAGGCTTTAGAGCATATGGGATTATTGTATTATTTTGAAGGCAATAATAATAAAGCGCTATCATACTTAGAAGAAGCGGCTTATTTAGATCCAGACAGCCAAAGAATTCTAAGCAATCTTAGAAAGATAAAAGAGATGGCCAAAAGTAAAAACAATGCTAACAAACCGCCACACTAA
- a CDS encoding sulfotransferase produces the protein MLDLMLGNSSDAFSCGEVVAWYRPWRRHHFKLVCQCGQTSCPVWKRLAVVDAHEFHHAVLSESGVDFAVDSSKDLCWVLDSQKWAMSKGITTYNILIWKNPVNLAYSHWKRGKGLDHWHKEFIAYHERFLKLNLPFRAVNYNELVKNPQKILNNICNFVGMPYFEGKERFWENHQSHYLFGSDTTSRQTSSKQSEIWTKDDFLPKFQEHIQYLENKIAHDTKVQQILDELNKSDIRYQLESSGGEKISSTPKLYPLWYYGKKAKQIFKRHFPENYTGKT, from the coding sequence ATGCTGGATCTTATGCTGGGAAATTCATCTGACGCATTCTCCTGTGGAGAAGTTGTTGCATGGTATAGACCATGGCGGCGGCATCATTTCAAACTTGTATGTCAATGTGGACAAACGTCGTGTCCTGTATGGAAACGATTAGCAGTCGTAGATGCTCATGAATTTCATCATGCTGTTCTATCGGAATCGGGTGTCGATTTTGCGGTCGATTCTTCAAAAGATCTTTGTTGGGTGCTGGATTCTCAGAAATGGGCAATGTCAAAAGGAATCACTACCTATAATATTTTAATTTGGAAGAATCCAGTCAATTTGGCGTATTCACATTGGAAGAGAGGAAAAGGACTCGATCACTGGCATAAGGAATTTATAGCATATCATGAACGATTTCTTAAATTAAATCTTCCTTTTCGTGCGGTCAATTATAATGAACTGGTAAAAAATCCTCAGAAAATACTCAACAATATCTGCAACTTTGTAGGCATGCCTTATTTTGAAGGAAAAGAAAGATTCTGGGAAAATCATCAGAGTCATTATTTGTTCGGAAGTGACACAACGTCACGACAAACATCCAGCAAGCAGTCTGAAATATGGACAAAAGATGACTTTCTCCCTAAATTTCAAGAGCATATTCAATATCTTGAAAACAAAATAGCGCATGATACAAAAGTACAGCAGATTTTAGACGAACTCAATAAATCTGACATCCGATACCAATTGGAATCTTCTGGCGGAGAAAAGATTTCCAGCACACCGAAACTCTACCCACTCTGGTATTACGGGAAAAAGGCAAAACAAATTTTCAAACGCCACTTCCCCGAAAACTATACCGGGAAGACTTAG
- a CDS encoding beta-galactosidase, which yields MNTSPSIAVKQISIILITSLFFTCMVLVPAGTAHATGNAVKWHPGHYYAIMEWGKNDPAHLAQVYSEILTTPALRGIQIRYTWAELEPNWGVYDFTSIDQRLAELAALGKRLIILLDTKTYNTDTFPVPDYVRKERFEWGSFAFSGHNKTVAKGYSTKLWNPHVHDRLVELISKLGEHYNAHPYFEGIGLSETSMGHPINALSNIKVDDYYNNLLSLNQHMRRHFPNTMTYQNTNHPRWILEKFASELKNMGTALGGPDTYIEDPSLNLKDQPYTPDGVYSYYAKLSGIVPLTPSVMHKNYTNTRHDDRGYNPTVPELLSFARNTLKANYIFWTRAPKHYEEVLQVLNWRAQTKDPAGGLDSACPAAYSSCVD from the coding sequence ATGAATACCAGTCCTTCGATTGCGGTTAAACAAATATCTATCATATTAATCACATCGCTATTCTTCACATGCATGGTCTTAGTTCCTGCAGGAACAGCACATGCCACAGGAAATGCAGTCAAATGGCATCCAGGCCATTACTATGCGATTATGGAATGGGGCAAGAATGATCCTGCACATCTGGCGCAAGTATATAGCGAAATCCTTACCACACCCGCATTACGCGGGATACAAATTCGTTACACCTGGGCAGAACTGGAACCAAATTGGGGCGTATACGACTTCACATCGATAGATCAGCGCCTTGCTGAACTTGCCGCGCTAGGAAAAAGACTCATCATTCTGCTGGACACAAAAACATACAACACCGACACTTTTCCCGTACCTGACTACGTTAGAAAAGAAAGATTTGAATGGGGATCATTCGCCTTTAGTGGGCATAACAAAACCGTTGCAAAAGGATACAGCACCAAGCTGTGGAACCCTCATGTTCATGACCGCCTAGTTGAACTCATTAGCAAACTGGGGGAACACTACAACGCCCATCCCTACTTTGAAGGCATTGGCCTGTCAGAAACCAGCATGGGTCACCCGATAAATGCATTATCCAATATTAAAGTCGATGATTATTATAACAACCTGCTTAGCTTAAATCAGCATATGCGTCGGCACTTCCCCAATACCATGACGTACCAGAACACAAATCACCCTCGGTGGATTTTAGAAAAATTTGCCAGCGAACTCAAAAACATGGGAACTGCATTGGGCGGCCCCGATACTTATATTGAAGATCCTAGTTTAAACTTAAAAGACCAACCATATACACCAGATGGCGTATATAGTTACTATGCCAAACTTTCCGGTATCGTACCCCTAACACCTTCGGTGATGCACAAGAACTATACAAATACGCGTCACGATGATAGAGGATACAATCCAACCGTCCCGGAACTGCTCTCTTTCGCACGTAACACTCTTAAAGCGAACTATATCTTCTGGACGCGGGCACCGAAGCATTATGAGGAAGTATTGCAGGTATTGAATTGGCGTGCACAAACAAAAGATCCTGCCGGCGGACTGGATTCAGCCTGTCCCGCAGCCTATTCCTCTTGCGTTGATTAG
- the galE gene encoding UDP-glucose 4-epimerase GalE, translated as MAVLVTGGAGYIGSHTVVLLQEAGHKVVVFDNLCNSHPEVFNRIEQITNIRPVFVEGDIRDKASLGQLFAEYDIDCVIHFAGLKAVGESMDKPLLYYQNNVVGSLNLFEIMAANSCKRIVFSSSATVYGDPASVPIRENFPLSATNPYGQSKLMIENILRDLAVADSTWQISLLRYFNPVGAHPSGLIGEDPNGIPNNLMPYVAQVAINRLEKLYVFGGDYPTVDGTGVRDYIHVMDLAIGHLKAMSALGPNHHCQAYNLGTGKGYSVLQVVSAFVKAAGREIAYQITDRRPGDIAECFADPSFSAEKLNWKAQYGLPEMVRDHWHWQTQNPNGYESSLAWLAPKPKSPV; from the coding sequence ATGGCGGTTCTAGTCACTGGTGGAGCAGGTTATATTGGCAGTCATACGGTAGTGCTGCTGCAAGAAGCAGGACATAAAGTTGTTGTATTTGACAATCTTTGTAACAGCCATCCTGAAGTTTTTAATCGGATAGAACAGATAACCAATATTCGACCTGTTTTTGTAGAAGGCGATATTCGTGACAAAGCCTCATTGGGACAGTTGTTTGCCGAATACGATATTGATTGCGTAATTCACTTTGCAGGCCTGAAAGCAGTTGGCGAATCGATGGACAAACCATTACTTTATTACCAGAATAATGTGGTCGGTTCTCTGAATCTATTTGAGATCATGGCGGCCAACAGCTGTAAGCGAATTGTATTCAGTTCTTCCGCCACAGTTTATGGCGATCCGGCTTCAGTACCCATTCGAGAAAATTTCCCGCTCTCGGCAACTAACCCGTATGGTCAATCGAAACTGATGATTGAGAATATCCTGCGCGATCTCGCAGTCGCCGATTCTACATGGCAGATTTCATTACTGCGTTACTTTAATCCGGTTGGAGCGCACCCCAGTGGATTGATAGGGGAAGACCCAAATGGAATTCCTAACAATCTGATGCCGTATGTTGCCCAGGTTGCAATTAACCGGTTAGAGAAACTGTACGTATTTGGTGGAGATTATCCAACTGTTGATGGTACCGGTGTCCGCGATTATATTCATGTCATGGATCTTGCAATTGGGCATCTAAAGGCGATGAGCGCACTTGGTCCGAATCATCACTGTCAGGCATATAACCTTGGAACCGGAAAAGGCTATTCAGTGTTGCAGGTGGTTAGTGCCTTTGTCAAGGCTGCCGGCCGGGAAATTGCGTATCAGATAACAGATCGCCGCCCTGGGGATATTGCCGAGTGTTTTGCCGATCCCTCATTCAGTGCGGAAAAACTTAACTGGAAGGCTCAATATGGCTTGCCAGAAATGGTACGAGATCATTGGCATTGGCAAACGCAGAATCCAAATGGTTACGAATCGTCTCTTGCCTGGTTGGCACCAAAACCAAAATCGCCAGTTTGA
- the xerC gene encoding tyrosine recombinase XerC, translating to MNIKSESLTEAFRGHLANERRLSPHTCKSYIHDIHILIKYLTPETLQEVQPQHIRMLIAQLHGKGLSGRSLSRMLSAWRRFYHYLIRDHCFSHNPCTGIRVPKSPKKLPKALSPDETAQLLTFTALDPLTIRDRAMFELFYSSGLRLAELTQLRPKDIDFSDGTVRVLGKGGKTRIVPVGKVAIEALQAWLAHQKKIAKPDVDAMFLSKHGDAISSRTISHRLKVHSRHQGINQNVHPHMLRHSFASHLLQSSGDLRAVQEMLGHAHISSTQVYTHLDFQHLTKVYDAAHPRAKKK from the coding sequence ATGAATATCAAATCTGAATCACTGACCGAGGCTTTCAGAGGACATCTCGCCAATGAACGCCGGTTATCACCCCATACCTGCAAAAGCTATATCCATGATATTCATATCCTGATTAAATACTTGACGCCCGAAACACTGCAGGAAGTTCAACCACAGCATATCCGTATGCTCATTGCGCAACTGCATGGCAAGGGGCTATCTGGCAGAAGCCTGTCCCGCATGTTATCCGCTTGGCGCCGGTTTTATCATTACCTGATTCGCGATCATTGTTTCAGTCATAATCCTTGTACCGGAATACGTGTCCCTAAATCACCCAAAAAGCTGCCGAAAGCATTGTCGCCAGATGAAACCGCGCAATTATTGACATTTACAGCTCTGGACCCTTTGACGATCCGTGACCGGGCCATGTTTGAGTTATTTTACTCATCAGGACTAAGACTGGCCGAATTGACCCAACTTAGGCCTAAAGATATAGATTTCTCTGACGGTACAGTACGCGTCCTCGGTAAAGGCGGAAAAACACGCATCGTACCGGTTGGCAAGGTCGCGATTGAAGCATTGCAAGCATGGTTGGCGCATCAGAAAAAAATCGCCAAACCGGATGTCGACGCGATGTTTCTGTCGAAACATGGCGATGCGATCAGTTCCAGAACCATCAGCCACCGCCTGAAAGTACACAGCAGACATCAGGGTATCAATCAGAATGTACACCCGCACATGCTGCGGCATTCTTTTGCGTCACATCTTTTGCAGTCCAGCGGTGATTTGCGCGCTGTTCAAGAAATGTTGGGACACGCACATATCTCATCCACACAAGTTTACACGCATCTCGATTTTCAGCATTTAACAAAAGTATATGATGCGGCGCATCCACGCGCCAAAAAGAAATAA
- a CDS encoding DUF484 family protein — protein sequence MKPENVAHYLVSHPDFFNEHAELLSDLHIPHPHDDRVISLHERQAIALRDKNKVLQDKLLELISFGEENDAIGEKMHRLTIALLAASSFDECLNSLNYSLREDFSVPHFVMRLWNIHYENMDYVEFTETSEDVHAIAASLTHPYCGNHVANEIKAMFAENAELLHSFSMIPLNTTRPIGLLVLASPEIERFYADMGTLHLKRLGDLISASIARHEMVSDTTSDVSQSASDEYQI from the coding sequence ATGAAACCGGAGAATGTCGCGCACTATCTTGTGAGTCACCCTGATTTTTTTAACGAACACGCTGAATTGCTTTCTGACCTGCATATTCCCCATCCACACGACGACAGGGTCATATCATTGCATGAACGACAGGCCATCGCATTAAGAGACAAAAACAAAGTCCTTCAGGATAAACTGTTAGAGTTGATCAGTTTCGGCGAAGAAAATGATGCTATCGGAGAAAAAATGCATCGTTTAACCATCGCTTTGCTGGCCGCATCCAGTTTTGATGAGTGTCTAAACAGCCTGAATTACAGTTTAAGGGAAGATTTTTCCGTTCCGCACTTTGTTATGCGGTTATGGAACATTCACTACGAGAACATGGATTACGTTGAATTTACCGAGACCAGCGAAGACGTACACGCAATAGCCGCGAGTTTGACCCACCCATATTGCGGCAATCATGTCGCCAATGAAATAAAAGCGATGTTCGCTGAAAACGCCGAGCTACTCCACTCTTTCTCCATGATACCGCTCAATACGACCCGGCCGATAGGATTGCTGGTTTTAGCCAGTCCGGAAATTGAGCGGTTTTATGCCGATATGGGCACATTACATTTAAAGCGGCTTGGCGATCTTATCAGTGCTTCAATCGCTCGTCACGAAATGGTCTCAGATACAACCAGTGATGTTTCGCAAAGCGCATCCGATGAATATCAAATCTGA
- the dapF gene encoding diaminopimelate epimerase has protein sequence MNIKFTKMHGLGNDFVVIDCINQSVSLNREQLRFIADRHFGIGCDQILLVEKTSGNADFFYRIYNADGSEVEQCGNGARCFVRYVHDYGLTQKKQISVETRSGLITPTLQKNGEITVDMGTPKFEPEEIPFIADQQAPTYLLDVLGKSVKISALSMGNPHAIRIVSDINTAPVGSEGALIELHPRFPNRVNVGYMQVINRHYIRLRVFERGAGETLACGTGACAAVVAGIERNLLDTPVTVSTRGGDLTISWEGANNPVLMTGPAVTVFEGEINL, from the coding sequence ATGAACATTAAATTTACCAAAATGCACGGCCTAGGCAATGATTTTGTTGTCATTGACTGCATTAACCAGTCTGTTTCGTTAAACCGGGAACAATTGCGCTTTATTGCCGACCGTCATTTCGGTATAGGCTGCGATCAAATTCTGCTGGTAGAAAAAACCAGCGGTAATGCAGATTTTTTTTATCGTATTTATAATGCCGATGGCAGCGAAGTTGAACAATGCGGAAACGGTGCGCGCTGCTTTGTACGCTATGTACATGATTATGGATTGACGCAAAAAAAACAAATTAGCGTTGAAACTCGCAGCGGTCTGATCACGCCAACGTTACAAAAAAATGGCGAAATAACCGTAGATATGGGCACTCCAAAATTTGAACCTGAAGAAATTCCATTTATAGCCGACCAGCAAGCGCCGACTTATTTGCTTGATGTACTTGGAAAGTCAGTTAAAATAAGTGCACTATCCATGGGTAATCCACATGCGATACGTATTGTCTCGGATATTAACACGGCCCCGGTCGGTAGCGAAGGCGCTTTGATTGAATTACACCCTCGTTTTCCCAACCGGGTTAATGTCGGCTATATGCAAGTGATTAACCGTCATTACATTCGATTACGCGTTTTTGAGCGTGGCGCCGGCGAAACACTCGCATGCGGTACTGGCGCCTGCGCGGCTGTGGTGGCGGGTATTGAGCGGAATTTACTTGACACCCCAGTGACTGTCAGTACACGCGGAGGCGATTTAACCATTAGCTGGGAAGGTGCAAACAATCCTGTTTTGATGACAGGTCCTGCTGTTACAGTTTTTGAAGGCGAAATTAACTTGTAG